One genomic region from Terriglobales bacterium encodes:
- a CDS encoding PilZ domain-containing protein — MKSKETRRDIRLPVKLGVVVNVEDRKVQAHSLDISAGGMSLKVEEAPRSAPMLLSFSLPQKETMTVTAAPCWTHPEDRTLGVRFGPLDERRLEVRDWIEHYLRKAPR, encoded by the coding sequence ATGAAGTCGAAGGAGACCAGGCGGGACATCAGGCTCCCGGTCAAGCTGGGAGTGGTGGTCAACGTGGAGGACCGCAAGGTCCAGGCCCACAGCCTGGACATCAGCGCCGGGGGCATGTCGCTGAAGGTGGAGGAAGCTCCCCGTTCGGCTCCCATGCTGCTTTCTTTCAGCTTGCCGCAGAAGGAAACCATGACCGTGACCGCCGCCCCTTGCTGGACGCATCCCGAGGACCGCACCTTGGGGGTGCGCTTCGGTCCGCTCGACGAGCGCCGGCTGGAAGTGCGCGACTGGATCGAGCACTACCTGCGGAAGGCGCCGCGGTAA